In the Flavobacteriales bacterium genome, AGGTCGTTGAAGATATTGTCAGACCAGAAAGCATTGGAACTGGCGGTGGATATTTCTTCCGATATTCCGGACATGTTGGTGGGAGATAGGGTACGGCTGAATCAGATCTTGGTGAATCTGGTAGGGAATGCAGTCAAATTCACGGAGAAAGGTGGCGTATCTGTAGCTGTAAATCTCATGAAGCGAAAGGGAAATAAACTATGCATTTATTTCCAGGTAACGGACACGGGAATAGGTATACCTGATAATAAGATCGAGAGCATCTTCTCAAGTTTTGAACAGGCATCCGGGGACACCACACGAAAATATGGCGGAACCGGCCTGGGATTGTCAATCTCAAAAGAGTTGGTCGGTTTGTTCGGTGGTCAGATTAACGTAGAAAGCCGGGAAGGCCTGGGAAGCAGTTTTACGTTCTCCGTCTGGATGGAAGAAGCATCCGTTCAACATTCAAGCAGAGAAGAGAAGAGTGCTTCCGGAGAGGATTACGATGTACTGAAAGGCAGGAAGGTGTTGGTCGTTGAAGACAACAAGATCAATCAGATGCTTGCCAAAAAAGTCCTCTCTAAATGGGGCATGGAGGTAACCCTGGCGGACAATGGTGCGTTAGGAGTAGAACAGGTGCAGGGTGACGGCTTCGAGCTTGTTTTGATGGATATTCAAATGCCGGAGATGGATGGCTATCAGGCAACAGCGGCCATCCGAAAATTGGCGGATGCAGGAAAGAGCGGCTTGCCTGTCCTGGCAATTACGGCACATGCTGCCCCGGAAGAACGCGAAAAATGTCTGAAAGCAGGCATGAATGACTATATTTCTAAACCATTTAACGAAACGCTTTTAAAAGATAAAATTGTTTGTCTGTTGCAAGACGCAAGCAAGAAAGTAAAGTGATTAACACGCTTTTAGGTGAAAATGCCTATCTTGGTGAGGTGTCTCCGACTGTAACCAACGAATCTGTCCAGGACTGAGTCGGGCGCCACAAACCTTCGATATGCTAGACCAAAATAAAAAAGCCAATCATGGATAATGCGTTTCAACAAGGCCCAGTTATGCCTGTGACTGATTTATCATATCTCAACGACCTCTCTGGAGGAGACCCAGCCTTTGTGGTTGAAATGATTGACTTGTTCAATGACAAAATCCCGGAATACCTCCAGCAACTGGAAAATCATATGTTGAAACAGGATTGGCAGGAGGTAAAAGCGCTGGCACATACCATCAAACCCAACATTGATTATATGGGAATTGATAACCTGAAAGAAGTGGTCCGCCGCATTGAAAAATTGGCTGGTGAAGAAACGGAAACCGAAGAAATTCCTGCGCTACTTAGTAAGATGAAGGAAGTTTGCTCGGAAGCAATTCAGGAATTAAGAGTTGAAGCAGATAAGCTTCGCTGATCAGAAGAACAGCCCCATTACAAGTACATCATCTACTTGTTCCAAATCGTTCTGCCACTCATCAAACATCTTCTTGATGCCTTTCTTTTGTTTATCGGGAGACAGCGTGCCCATGTCTGTAAATGCTTTGCGCAGACGTTTGGCGGTTAATTTCTTTCCGGAAGGTCCACCGAACTGATCGGTGATGCCATCAGTAAACATATACAGTGCATCCCCCTTCTCCAGCGTGATTTCCTGGTTGCTGAAATCCTTCTTCTTCTGTTGCGTACCGCCAACAGGGTACTTATCTCCCTTCCACTCCTTGATATTGCCATTGCTTACCTGAATGAGGGGACGGTATGCACCTGAGAAAGTCACTTTGCGACGACTTTTATCAATACGACACAAAGCGATGTCCATGCCATCCTGAGAGTTTCCGTTCTCTCCATTCTGATGCAAAGAGTCGATCAGCCGCTTGTCAACTTCATGAAGAATCTCAGCTGGCGATTTGTCTGCCTCTACGCCTGCGGCCCTGTTGAGGAGATTGATGCCTACCAGGGAAATAAGTGCTCCCGGAATGCCATGTCCGGTGCAATCAATACAGGCAACCATCACATCACCGTGATACTCCCTTACCCAATACAGGTCTCCCGAGAGAACGTCTTTGGGTTTATAGAAGACAAAATGTGATGGGAACAGTTTTTTCATGATCTCCTGTGACGGGAGAAAAGCTTCCTGAATCCGTTTCGCGTACCCTATGCTTTCGTTAATCTCCCGGTTCCGGGTTTCCAGACTTTGTTGCAGGCGATGAATCTTCAGCTGCGTTTTTACACGTGCCAGGACTTCCTGCCGGTAAAAAGGTTTGATAATGTAATCCACGCCACCTGATGTGAATCCACGCAGTTTTGAATCAACATCATCCAAACCGGATATGTAAATGATAGGAATATGGGCCGTGGCTTTATTGGATTTCAGTACACGGGCTACCTCAAACCCGTCTTTGTCCGGAAGGCGGATATCAAGGAGAATAAGGTCCGGAAGCTCGTTCTTGGCAAGCCGTATTCCTTCAGTAGCAGTTTCTGCCTCCAACAATTTGTGGTTGGAGTCCAAACCCTTCAAGCTTGCCCTCACGGCAGCAATGTTCATCCTGTTGTCATCAACAATCAGGATCTTTTCGTGTAATTCTGACATAGGTTCGTTCGCGAACAGTAATAGGTTGCCAGTGCTAAAATAACCTTTCTTTTTTGAAATTGGGGGTGGAGAAGAAAATGAATGCCCCGTACCGGCCCGGGGTTATTATTCTGTACTTCCCGGAACCTTTGATAGTGGCTGTTTTCAACAGGATGGAATATTATTTCAACAATTCGTTTTTTAGTAGTGACCTTTTCCAATTGCTGCGTCTAAATGTAAAACCAAACAGATACAGTTTTATGATCCATCCTGATACAGAAATCCGACAGATCAACGAGACCATAGGCGTAGGTGTATTTGCGACCAAACGCATTCCTAAGGGAACCATCGTCTTCGCCCTTGATCCGCTGGACATTGTTTTACCAGGTGATGACCCGCTGATTAAACATCCGGGACTGGGCAGCTATATTGAAAAGTATAGTTTCAGGGATGAGCAGGGCAGGCGCATACTCAGTGTCGATCATGCCAAGTACGTGAATCACCATTGCAGCCCAAACACACTTTGCACCGCGTGGGGGTTTGACATCGCAGTGAGGGACATTGAGGCTGGTGATGAGCTTACATGCGACTATGGTTTGCTGAACATAGAGTCCAATATGGAATGTATGTGCGGA is a window encoding:
- a CDS encoding Hpt domain-containing protein — translated: MDNAFQQGPVMPVTDLSYLNDLSGGDPAFVVEMIDLFNDKIPEYLQQLENHMLKQDWQEVKALAHTIKPNIDYMGIDNLKEVVRRIEKLAGEETETEEIPALLSKMKEVCSEAIQELRVEADKLR
- a CDS encoding fused response regulator/phosphatase, translating into MSELHEKILIVDDNRMNIAAVRASLKGLDSNHKLLEAETATEGIRLAKNELPDLILLDIRLPDKDGFEVARVLKSNKATAHIPIIYISGLDDVDSKLRGFTSGGVDYIIKPFYRQEVLARVKTQLKIHRLQQSLETRNREINESIGYAKRIQEAFLPSQEIMKKLFPSHFVFYKPKDVLSGDLYWVREYHGDVMVACIDCTGHGIPGALISLVGINLLNRAAGVEADKSPAEILHEVDKRLIDSLHQNGENGNSQDGMDIALCRIDKSRRKVTFSGAYRPLIQVSNGNIKEWKGDKYPVGGTQQKKKDFSNQEITLEKGDALYMFTDGITDQFGGPSGKKLTAKRLRKAFTDMGTLSPDKQKKGIKKMFDEWQNDLEQVDDVLVMGLFF
- a CDS encoding SET domain-containing protein-lysine N-methyltransferase, producing MIHPDTEIRQINETIGVGVFATKRIPKGTIVFALDPLDIVLPGDDPLIKHPGLGSYIEKYSFRDEQGRRILSVDHAKYVNHHCSPNTLCTAWGFDIAVRDIEAGDELTCDYGLLNIESNMECMCGDPGCRLVIAPHDGLMHSRHWNKVIKQALKSEKEAKQPLAFLLSPVVKAQLEKYLQTGKGYISVEKMVYLEGNSNRKIRLAS